One stretch of Siphonobacter curvatus DNA includes these proteins:
- a CDS encoding metallophosphoesterase family protein → MKKILLFSDTHGWFDEALDSHCRWADEIWHAGDWGTSVYERLQMYARPIQGVYGNIDGTQIRSLFPLINHFTCEGVNVGMTHIAGTPGRYKPDARQLLREQKPDVLICGHSHILRVERDSSGMLFMNPGAAGKEGFHRIMTALRFKVDQGRIFDVEAVELGKRGKIPDNFSV, encoded by the coding sequence ATGAAAAAGATTTTATTATTTTCTGACACACACGGCTGGTTCGACGAAGCCCTTGATTCACACTGTCGCTGGGCGGACGAAATCTGGCACGCAGGAGATTGGGGTACCAGTGTGTATGAACGCCTCCAAATGTATGCCAGACCCATTCAGGGCGTATACGGAAACATTGATGGTACGCAAATACGTTCTCTGTTTCCGCTGATCAATCATTTTACCTGCGAAGGGGTTAACGTGGGTATGACCCATATTGCCGGAACGCCCGGCCGCTACAAACCTGACGCCCGTCAGCTGCTACGGGAGCAAAAACCCGACGTACTGATCTGTGGACATTCGCACATCCTGCGAGTCGAGCGGGATTCCAGCGGTATGTTATTCATGAATCCGGGTGCAGCGGGGAAAGAAGGCTTTCATCGAATCATGACAGCACTCCGCTTTAAAGTCGATCAGGGTCGAATTTTTGACGTAGAAGCAGTAGAGCTTGGCAAGCGAGGCAAAATTCCTGACAATTTTTCCGTCTGA
- a CDS encoding DUF421 domain-containing protein: protein MNELLNISGRAVAVYLFIIVCIRFFGKKELTQLSVVDLVFVLLISNAVQNAMVGPDTSLMGGVVAAGALFASNFVLKKLLYRSPRINHLLQGEPILLVYKGHVKDRNLAKAQISVNELEAAIREHGVERLEKVDLAVLEVDGNISVMSDDFSKKTRHKRVRPKINPT from the coding sequence ATGAATGAACTACTGAACATTAGCGGCCGGGCCGTGGCCGTTTACCTGTTTATTATTGTGTGCATCCGTTTTTTCGGAAAGAAGGAACTCACGCAGCTATCGGTCGTTGATCTGGTTTTTGTCTTACTGATTTCCAATGCCGTACAAAACGCAATGGTAGGTCCGGATACGAGCTTGATGGGCGGAGTAGTCGCGGCGGGAGCTTTATTTGCGAGTAATTTCGTGCTGAAAAAACTCTTGTACCGGAGTCCACGAATCAATCATCTCTTACAGGGGGAGCCCATTTTACTGGTATATAAAGGTCACGTGAAAGATCGGAATCTGGCGAAGGCTCAGATTAGCGTCAATGAACTGGAGGCTGCCATTCGCGAACACGGCGTGGAACGCTTGGAAAAGGTTGACCTAGCGGTCTTGGAAGTGGATGGAAATATCAGCGTCATGTCGGATGACTTTTCGAAGAAGACTCGTCACAAAAGAGTCCGCCCCAAAATTAACCCTACCTAA
- a CDS encoding outer membrane protein assembly factor BamB family protein, which translates to MKFFSAAFLFVALCYVFSACRKDNPPAEPATNQTIFIADSKGGLYAFNAQTGATLWEKQIDHPVSEGFVVANGLLYMPTLDQTIQTYEVQTGNLKWEVKVDKANLSTNNIVLTNGILCISGIDYLVGLDATTGQKKWELTSLANDGMIYAQNGIIYIRSSAITAIEASTGTVKWRTTLKEFTESPFVIDHESLYVFSYASEPDPSSPFGFPKPYEQVTRLDLKTGNIKWSQRLAGTARTRLFASSPEHLFIRYRGSFEYRLISLAKEDGRLIWDIPEKPGFGWSSPFYSKSYLYMGAEDGGFYQMHEETGSFKKVFQSNEAFRTSPVIVNGMIYVGGRDQRLYAVEEATGQVKWSVPVKNDLFIVSPVVLDTKGKAYHYAESGMLD; encoded by the coding sequence ATGAAGTTTTTTTCCGCTGCTTTCCTTTTTGTAGCCCTGTGCTATGTTTTCAGTGCCTGCAGAAAAGACAATCCGCCCGCGGAACCTGCGACCAATCAAACCATCTTCATAGCTGATAGCAAGGGTGGGCTTTATGCCTTTAATGCTCAAACGGGAGCAACACTTTGGGAAAAGCAAATTGACCATCCCGTAAGCGAAGGATTTGTGGTAGCCAATGGGTTGCTCTATATGCCAACCCTTGATCAAACCATTCAGACCTACGAGGTGCAGACGGGGAATTTGAAATGGGAAGTGAAGGTTGACAAGGCTAATCTATCCACCAATAATATAGTATTAACTAACGGCATACTATGTATCAGCGGGATTGATTATTTAGTAGGTTTAGATGCAACGACTGGGCAAAAGAAATGGGAGTTAACTTCCTTGGCTAATGATGGAATGATCTATGCTCAAAACGGAATAATATATATCAGATCGAGTGCTATTACCGCTATAGAGGCTTCCACGGGTACAGTTAAATGGCGAACCACATTAAAAGAATTTACTGAATCCCCATTTGTTATCGATCATGAATCTTTGTATGTGTTTTCATACGCCTCAGAACCAGACCCCTCCAGTCCCTTCGGATTTCCTAAGCCTTATGAACAAGTGACTCGACTGGACTTAAAAACAGGCAACATAAAATGGAGTCAACGGCTTGCTGGAACCGCGAGGACAAGATTATTTGCTTCTTCACCGGAACATCTGTTTATAAGATATAGAGGCTCGTTTGAATATCGCCTGATATCTCTAGCAAAAGAAGACGGTCGGCTGATTTGGGATATACCAGAAAAGCCAGGGTTTGGCTGGTCTTCGCCTTTTTACTCGAAGTCATACCTGTACATGGGGGCTGAGGATGGAGGATTTTATCAAATGCATGAAGAGACAGGAAGTTTCAAAAAAGTATTTCAGAGCAATGAGGCATTTCGAACCAGTCCTGTCATTGTCAACGGAATGATTTACGTCGGGGGCCGAGACCAGCGTTTGTATGCCGTTGAAGAGGCAACGGGGCAGGTAAAGTGGTCCGTGCCCGTCAAGAACGATCTATTCATTGTCTCACCCGTTGTACTTGATACTAAAGGAAAAGCCTATCACTACGCCGAATCAGGGATGTTAGACTAA
- a CDS encoding DUF6985 domain-containing protein, giving the protein MLIKNISVDPLLPDTLQGHVYFPLFNKDILVIEFTADHIEYANACVGLLVDLSDLMISKLCQASIRYCNACLEAMGEPIRHFENEREVLALVDPRALIIGYSNVVPAIHLELSCEWEKEHGMEWAILQNEVKYVSSFQGIGPFDELDENDSNFAKP; this is encoded by the coding sequence ATGCTTATCAAAAATATCAGTGTCGATCCTCTCTTACCTGACACCCTACAGGGACACGTTTACTTTCCTCTATTCAACAAGGACATTCTTGTGATAGAGTTTACCGCCGATCATATCGAGTATGCCAATGCATGTGTAGGCTTGTTAGTAGACCTGAGTGATTTAATGATTTCTAAACTATGTCAAGCCTCTATTCGCTATTGCAATGCCTGTTTAGAAGCGATGGGTGAACCTATCAGGCACTTTGAAAACGAAAGAGAAGTACTTGCTCTGGTTGACCCTAGGGCTTTGATTATAGGGTATAGTAATGTAGTTCCAGCTATACATTTAGAACTGAGTTGTGAATGGGAGAAAGAACATGGGATGGAATGGGCTATACTCCAGAATGAAGTTAAATATGTTAGTTCCTTTCAAGGGATTGGGCCTTTCGATGAGTTAGATGAAAATGATTCTAATTTTGCCAAGCCTTGA
- a CDS encoding SDR family NAD(P)-dependent oxidoreductase encodes MSRTAFITGATSGIGRATAFAFAELGYRLLLHGRRQERLDELKEKLQDKVEVYTLNFDVRYREDVEEAFSRVPESWQEIDILVNNAGNAHGLGPIQENDPDDWDAMIDGNVKGILYVSKLVMPGMIARRSGHIINISSVAGKQTYPNGTVYCASKSAVESISQGMRMDLNPFGVKVTNIAPGAVETEFSLVRFKGDDKRADLVYQGFTPLSAEDIAETITFVVTRPPHVVLADILIFPTAQASAMLLKKD; translated from the coding sequence ATGTCACGTACCGCATTTATTACCGGAGCTACTTCCGGGATTGGCAGAGCGACGGCTTTCGCTTTTGCTGAACTGGGTTATCGGCTGTTATTGCACGGCCGACGCCAGGAACGACTGGATGAACTCAAAGAAAAACTGCAGGACAAGGTGGAAGTATACACGCTCAACTTCGACGTTCGCTACCGCGAAGATGTGGAAGAAGCGTTTTCTCGCGTACCAGAGTCCTGGCAGGAAATCGACATTCTGGTCAATAACGCGGGCAATGCTCACGGACTGGGTCCCATCCAGGAAAATGACCCCGACGATTGGGATGCCATGATTGATGGGAATGTAAAAGGTATTCTGTACGTGTCGAAACTGGTGATGCCTGGTATGATTGCCCGGCGAAGTGGCCACATCATTAACATCAGTTCGGTAGCGGGTAAGCAAACGTACCCTAACGGGACGGTGTATTGTGCTTCCAAGTCGGCTGTAGAAAGCATTAGTCAGGGCATGCGTATGGATTTGAACCCGTTTGGTGTCAAAGTTACCAACATCGCTCCAGGAGCCGTAGAAACGGAATTTTCACTGGTTCGTTTCAAGGGCGATGACAAACGGGCGGATCTGGTTTATCAGGGATTCACACCGCTTTCGGCCGAAGATATCGCCGAAACCATCACATTCGTAGTGACCCGGCCACCCCACGTGGTACTGGCCGACATTTTGATTTTCCCGACGGCTCAGGCTTCAGCCATGCTTCTGAAGAAAGACTAA
- a CDS encoding alkaline phosphatase D family protein — translation MQKTIRFWLFLLFTCTLLTTQAQLQSGPMLGYSDYMEVMVWAQTKKAAKVKIQYWEVGNPSNKRSTDEVNTEKTNAYIAHLYADQVEPGKKYEYEVWVDGKKVVRPYPLQFQTQQLWQFRTDPPAFSFAFGSCAYFSEPEYDRPGTPYGQQYEIFTKIDSLRPDFMVWGGDNNYYREVDWSTRTGMLRRMTHGRSFPQLQSLLARTHHYAIWDDHDYGPNDSDRSFWMKRDALDIFKQFWGNPNYAFDKEGITGTFQWGDCQFFMLDDRWWRAPNELEGSNKDYLGKKQLDWLIDALKFSQATFKFVVCGGQVINPAAQFENYSVYAEEREELLKRIAEQKIPGVVFLSGDRHHTAVHKLQRFNAYPFYDFTISPFTSGPARQTKEEAVSPTLLPETVLTERNFAVMSLSGAKNERVLTVKAYNTRGELKWTKEIKASELK, via the coding sequence ATGCAGAAAACGATACGTTTCTGGCTTTTTCTTCTATTCACCTGTACACTTCTGACCACTCAGGCTCAGTTACAAAGCGGTCCCATGCTGGGCTATTCCGACTACATGGAAGTCATGGTATGGGCTCAGACTAAGAAAGCGGCTAAAGTTAAAATTCAGTACTGGGAAGTGGGCAATCCCTCCAACAAACGATCTACCGATGAGGTCAATACGGAAAAAACCAACGCGTACATTGCTCATTTATACGCGGACCAGGTAGAGCCTGGTAAGAAGTATGAGTATGAAGTTTGGGTGGATGGAAAAAAAGTAGTCCGCCCCTATCCGCTTCAGTTTCAGACGCAACAATTGTGGCAATTCCGTACTGATCCACCCGCGTTTAGCTTTGCCTTCGGTAGTTGTGCCTATTTCAGCGAACCCGAGTACGACCGCCCCGGTACGCCTTACGGTCAGCAATACGAGATCTTTACGAAAATTGACAGTCTGCGTCCCGACTTTATGGTTTGGGGTGGTGACAACAATTACTACCGGGAGGTGGACTGGAGTACGCGTACGGGGATGCTCCGCCGTATGACGCACGGCCGTTCGTTCCCACAACTGCAATCCCTGCTGGCCCGTACGCACCACTACGCCATTTGGGACGATCATGATTACGGCCCTAATGATTCGGACCGTAGTTTCTGGATGAAGAGGGATGCCCTCGACATCTTCAAGCAATTCTGGGGCAACCCAAACTATGCCTTTGACAAAGAAGGCATTACGGGCACCTTCCAGTGGGGCGATTGTCAGTTTTTCATGCTGGATGACCGCTGGTGGCGAGCCCCTAACGAACTGGAAGGTTCTAATAAAGACTACCTGGGCAAGAAGCAGCTTGACTGGCTGATTGACGCTCTGAAATTTAGCCAGGCCACGTTTAAATTTGTGGTCTGCGGTGGTCAGGTGATTAATCCAGCGGCTCAGTTTGAAAACTACTCGGTATACGCGGAAGAGCGGGAAGAACTGCTGAAACGGATTGCGGAACAGAAAATTCCGGGCGTGGTATTCCTTTCGGGCGACCGTCACCATACGGCCGTGCACAAACTCCAGCGATTCAACGCGTATCCTTTCTATGATTTCACCATTTCGCCCTTCACCTCAGGCCCTGCCCGTCAAACCAAAGAAGAAGCGGTATCTCCAACCCTCTTACCTGAAACCGTACTGACCGAACGCAATTTTGCGGTCATGTCGCTTTCCGGTGCCAAAAACGAACGGGTATTAACCGTAAAAGCGTACAACACCCGGGGCGAGCTGAAGTGGACCAAGGAGATTAAAGCCAGTGAATTGAAATAA
- a CDS encoding helix-turn-helix domain-containing protein: protein MNAINSISEFHRLLSLPEPRHPLVSVINLTESVFLEDEIWKGFFNRFYCVALKREAKGKIRYGQQHYDYDKGVLTFTAPNQVQQLDLHTMECGSGYLLIFHPDFLLQHSLANSIHHYGFFDYAINEALHLSAEEEDDLITILHKIDKECQHIDKHTQEIILTQIESLLKYSNRFYERQFLTRKNNNSALLTRFEQLIDDYFTNDAQRLLTVKHIAEQMNLSPNYLSDLLRVHTGQNTQQHIHEKLIAKAKEKLSTTNLSVSEIAYALGFEHTQSFSTLFKKKTNLSPLEFRQAFN, encoded by the coding sequence ATGAACGCCATTAACTCCATATCGGAATTTCACCGTCTACTGTCCTTACCCGAACCTCGTCACCCGCTGGTGAGTGTGATCAATCTGACAGAAAGTGTTTTTTTGGAAGACGAGATCTGGAAAGGTTTCTTCAACCGCTTCTATTGCGTGGCACTCAAACGCGAAGCCAAAGGCAAGATCAGGTATGGACAGCAGCATTATGATTACGATAAAGGCGTACTGACGTTTACCGCACCCAATCAAGTGCAGCAACTGGACCTGCATACGATGGAATGCGGGTCCGGTTATCTCCTGATCTTTCACCCGGACTTCCTATTACAGCATTCGCTCGCAAACAGCATTCATCACTACGGTTTTTTCGATTATGCGATAAACGAAGCCCTGCACCTGTCAGCCGAAGAAGAAGATGACCTGATCACGATTCTTCATAAAATTGACAAGGAATGCCAGCATATCGATAAGCATACCCAGGAGATTATTCTGACGCAGATCGAGAGCCTGCTAAAATATTCTAATCGGTTTTATGAACGGCAGTTTTTGACCCGCAAGAATAATAATTCAGCCCTGTTAACCCGGTTCGAGCAGTTGATCGATGACTACTTTACCAACGACGCCCAGCGTTTGCTCACGGTAAAACATATTGCGGAACAGATGAATCTGTCGCCGAACTACTTGAGTGACCTACTTCGAGTTCATACGGGTCAGAACACCCAGCAACATATTCATGAAAAACTGATCGCGAAAGCCAAAGAAAAACTTTCCACAACCAATCTCTCGGTCAGCGAGATCGCCTATGCCCTGGGCTTTGAGCACACACAATCCTTTAGCACGCTTTTCAAGAAAAAGACAAATCTATCGCCACTGGAATTTCGTCAGGCTTTTAACTGA
- a CDS encoding co-chaperone GroES: MSTLEGIHTLRKLIMAGDKVLVRPSDGQQKTRSGLYLPPTVTEKEDIQQGVVIKVGPGFPIPAASDEDEPWKEKKEDVKYVPLQVRENDQILFLRRNAFDVEIDGEKYLIIPHSAILLMVREDELSELGL, translated from the coding sequence ATGAGTACGCTCGAAGGCATTCATACGTTACGAAAACTAATCATGGCGGGCGATAAGGTACTGGTTCGCCCCAGTGATGGTCAGCAGAAAACCCGTTCGGGTTTGTACTTACCTCCTACCGTTACGGAGAAAGAAGATATTCAGCAGGGCGTAGTCATCAAGGTAGGCCCCGGTTTTCCAATTCCAGCGGCCAGCGATGAGGATGAGCCCTGGAAAGAAAAAAAAGAAGACGTGAAATACGTTCCGCTACAGGTACGCGAAAACGATCAGATTTTATTTTTACGTCGGAATGCGTTTGATGTGGAAATTGATGGTGAAAAGTACCTCATTATTCCTCATTCTGCCATACTATTGATGGTACGGGAAGATGAACTAAGTGAGCTGGGCTTATAA
- a CDS encoding aldo/keto reductase — MEIKQIALGSQGLVVPVIGLGCMGMTGFEEGHMYGPADEQEAIATIHRSLELGGTFLDTADLYGPLKNEQLIAKAIHGKRDQYILATKFGWEIDDHNKVTWAINGKKEYVKKALERSLKNLNTDYIDLYYLHRLDKNTPIEETVQAMAELVQEGKVGYIGLSEVSSETVKRAHTVHPITAVQSEYSLFERTVEERGVLATLQEMSIGFVAYSPLGRGFLSGQIKSIDDLPENDFRRAIPRFQGEMFNKNIELVKAIEAMAEAKQVTSSQLALAWIMSKGILPIPGTKRRKYLEQNIAATTIELTPADLSHLESIVPLGTDTGAPYDEFSMGLID, encoded by the coding sequence ATGGAAATAAAACAAATCGCATTGGGCAGCCAGGGTTTGGTTGTCCCAGTAATCGGCCTGGGCTGTATGGGCATGACGGGCTTTGAAGAAGGACACATGTATGGTCCTGCGGATGAGCAGGAAGCCATCGCAACGATCCACCGTTCGCTTGAATTAGGCGGTACTTTTTTAGATACTGCCGATCTGTACGGACCGCTGAAGAATGAGCAGTTGATTGCGAAAGCCATCCATGGTAAACGTGATCAGTATATTTTGGCGACTAAGTTTGGCTGGGAGATCGATGACCACAACAAGGTAACCTGGGCCATTAATGGCAAGAAAGAGTATGTGAAGAAAGCGTTGGAGCGTTCGCTCAAAAATCTGAATACGGATTACATTGATCTGTATTACCTGCACCGCCTGGATAAAAATACGCCGATCGAGGAAACGGTTCAGGCGATGGCGGAGCTGGTTCAGGAAGGCAAAGTGGGGTACATCGGTTTATCAGAAGTTTCGTCGGAAACAGTGAAGCGAGCCCATACCGTACACCCGATCACTGCCGTACAAAGCGAATACTCGTTGTTCGAGCGGACGGTGGAAGAACGTGGCGTTCTGGCAACCTTACAGGAAATGAGTATTGGCTTTGTAGCATACTCACCGCTGGGCCGTGGCTTCTTGTCGGGACAGATCAAAAGCATCGATGACCTGCCTGAGAATGATTTCCGTAGGGCCATTCCGCGTTTCCAGGGCGAAATGTTTAACAAGAACATTGAATTGGTTAAGGCCATTGAAGCAATGGCTGAAGCCAAGCAGGTCACTTCTTCGCAGTTAGCTTTGGCCTGGATCATGAGCAAAGGCATTCTGCCGATCCCCGGCACGAAACGCCGGAAGTACCTGGAACAAAACATTGCCGCAACCACGATTGAATTAACTCCGGCGGATTTATCACATCTGGAAAGCATCGTGCCTTTAGGAACGGATACCGGTGCTCCTTACGATGAGTTCAGTATGGGATTAATTGATTAG
- a CDS encoding ligand-gated ion channel — MSPTDHPFLSLYSEGFVIRFYTTDGGSWVANFNLGDTTFHQVFDFPETDLTLVIAGGRGYVMNRNQVKPLSSFGGDLQMALRTPQGEVVAASATAIAILNSKGEQWTSSRLSWDGIKDLSLEGRLLQGYSHDPIDDKDEWVAFTVDLDSKQSNGGSYARYFHAEGSPKKTRRWWPFLA, encoded by the coding sequence GTGAGTCCCACAGACCATCCATTTTTAAGTCTTTACAGCGAAGGATTTGTTATTAGGTTTTATACCACCGATGGCGGGAGCTGGGTAGCTAACTTTAACCTTGGAGATACCACCTTTCATCAGGTATTTGACTTCCCTGAAACGGATCTAACGCTAGTCATTGCTGGCGGCAGGGGCTATGTAATGAATCGCAATCAGGTTAAGCCCCTTTCTAGCTTCGGTGGTGATCTACAAATGGCTTTACGTACCCCTCAAGGCGAAGTTGTTGCTGCCAGTGCCACCGCTATTGCCATTCTTAACTCAAAGGGAGAGCAGTGGACCAGTTCCAGACTTTCTTGGGATGGAATCAAGGATTTAAGCTTAGAAGGTAGATTGCTTCAGGGATATAGTCATGATCCCATAGATGATAAGGATGAATGGGTAGCCTTTACGGTAGACTTGGATAGCAAGCAAAGCAACGGGGGAAGTTATGCTAGGTACTTTCATGCAGAGGGCAGTCCTAAGAAGACCAGGCGGTGGTGGCCATTTTTGGCTTAA
- a CDS encoding beta propeller repeat protein, which produces MKTFYLLTFLVVAFFSCKPDSKNPDKAGQPRETQDWLILTAPEEREVWGVYGNIDSTLVISTGYKLYYTQDRGKSWHKSDYSVMAWVMAFAPRADTLFTLSSQWSSSAYPEKYAANPGDYSTDQGKSWFSIPPRTLTIAQRDSLRVPRNRLKAANGVVYEIDQLLTPTCPNCSSSYVQTIGYKTSTGRRVALPQEHQIQSIYLDSQQRLYISGSAAVCGGIKDFKFCDGQRGVIYISKKPLP; this is translated from the coding sequence ATGAAAACCTTTTACCTACTTACCTTCCTGGTGGTTGCCTTCTTTTCCTGTAAGCCTGACTCCAAAAATCCTGACAAAGCAGGTCAACCTCGTGAAACCCAGGATTGGCTTATTCTAACGGCCCCTGAAGAACGGGAAGTCTGGGGTGTGTATGGTAACATTGACAGTACGCTTGTCATTTCAACGGGCTATAAGCTCTACTATACGCAAGATCGAGGCAAGTCCTGGCATAAGAGCGATTATTCAGTTATGGCTTGGGTGATGGCCTTTGCCCCCCGGGCAGACACTCTATTTACCTTGTCTTCTCAATGGTCAAGCTCTGCTTATCCAGAAAAGTACGCCGCTAACCCTGGCGATTACAGCACAGATCAGGGCAAGTCTTGGTTTAGCATTCCTCCGCGTACGTTAACCATTGCTCAACGCGACAGCTTACGCGTACCTCGTAACCGCCTAAAAGCCGCGAATGGAGTGGTGTATGAAATTGATCAGCTGTTAACACCCACGTGTCCCAATTGCTCGAGTAGCTATGTCCAAACCATAGGCTATAAGACGTCCACGGGTCGCCGGGTAGCTTTGCCTCAGGAGCATCAGATCCAAAGTATCTATCTGGACTCTCAGCAACGTTTATACATCTCCGGCTCCGCTGCCGTATGCGGAGGTATAAAAGACTTCAAGTTCTGCGATGGGCAGCGTGGCGTCATCTATATCTCTAAAAAACCATTACCTTGA
- a CDS encoding DUF7003 family protein translates to MYYMGNCMDSLLENRPGRQHITNYSTIVLIDSDEFERIENKGVGEEETFELIDAEVKEIMIRNQMVAFNNNYEDYEQLGIEISDYDNPKKLISFDNVLRYFNETNPALISATEDELRQYLPKDLPKLMTLDSFHFMSRFEDDKFNVPSSQETFQLIAKVLATQDPAHWKPTQEPNNHWSNWESGWL, encoded by the coding sequence TTGTATTATATGGGTAATTGTATGGATTCTCTCTTAGAAAATCGTCCAGGGAGGCAACACATCACTAACTATAGCACTATTGTGCTTATTGATAGTGATGAATTTGAAAGAATCGAAAACAAGGGCGTAGGTGAAGAGGAGACCTTCGAACTCATCGATGCAGAGGTGAAGGAAATAATGATTCGAAATCAAATGGTTGCTTTTAATAACAATTACGAAGATTATGAGCAGTTAGGTATTGAAATTAGTGACTATGATAACCCTAAAAAACTCATCAGCTTTGATAATGTGCTGAGGTATTTCAACGAAACTAACCCAGCTCTGATTAGTGCTACGGAAGATGAACTTCGTCAATATCTTCCCAAAGACTTACCTAAGTTAATGACCCTGGACTCGTTTCATTTTATGAGTAGGTTCGAAGACGATAAATTCAACGTGCCCAGCAGCCAGGAAACCTTTCAGTTGATTGCAAAGGTCTTGGCGACGCAGGATCCAGCTCACTGGAAGCCTACGCAGGAACCCAATAACCATTGGTCAAACTGGGAATCTGGCTGGCTATAG